One Malania oleifera isolate guangnan ecotype guangnan chromosome 10, ASM2987363v1, whole genome shotgun sequence genomic region harbors:
- the LOC131167081 gene encoding large ribosomal subunit protein uL10c: MEASLFVTPSSKPPSSQTQTLTLTCFPNPIHNHTPIARPFKSSIRAAISRTKKEQTVEAVKTQLENCYLVAGFKYTGFTVKQFQELRSSLPESVKLLVAKNTLVGKAVEGTPWEALEPCLKGMNAWLFVHTEEIPTAIKPYRTFQKEKKLEDNDFTGGVFEGKFYAPEEFKALETMPTRAELYAKLLGSLKSPASALVGTIQAPARDLVLVLKAYVKKLEEGDG, from the coding sequence ATGGAAGCCTCCCTCTTCGTTACCCCCTCCTCCAAACCCCCTTCatcccaaacccaaaccctaaccctaacctgcTTCCCCAACCCCATCCACAATCACACCCCCATAGCCAGACCCTTTAAATCCTCAATCCGAGCCGCCATTAGCCGCACCAAGAAGGAGCAAACTGTAGAAGCCGTTAAGACCCAGCTCGAAAACTGCTACCTCGTCGCTGGCTTCAAGTACACCGGCTTCACCGTCAAGCAATTCCAGGAACTGCGATCTTCGCTGCCGGAATCGGTGAAGCTCCTCGTCGCGAAGAACACGCTCGTCGGAAAGGCCGTGGAGGGGACCCCCTGGGAGGCGCTGGAGCCCTGCCTGAAGGGCATGAACGCGTGGCTGTTCGTGCATACCGAGGAGATTCCTACGGCGATCAAGCCGTACAGGACTTTCCAGAAGGAGAAGAAGTTGGAGGATAACGATTTCACAGGAGGTGTCTTCGAGGGCAAGTTTTACGCGCCTGAGGAGTTCAAGGCGCTCGAGACGATGCCGACCCGCGCGGAGCTTTACGCAAAGCTCTTGGGGTCGTTGAAGAGCCCTGCTTCTGCTCTGGTGGGGACAATTCAGGCGCCGGCGAGGGATTTGGTTTTGGTCTTGAAGGCTTATGTGAAGAAGTTGGAAGAAGGTGACGGATAG
- the LOC131167082 gene encoding leucine aminopeptidase — MAPLDPHSFTDSSHPLATHVSLSLYFDFPSSTIHASALLSLPRPHSGPLFLDARSLSISAVVDPQSHTPIPYSLSSSPHPIKGHQLTVSLSNHSSLLLVFTTTPSSSALQWLSPPQTFNKTHPFVYTQCQPIHARSIFPCQDTPAARICYAAKLNVPHQLSAVMSARRVERRPPAPGDANMACDDSVWCAEGRAVEEFVMEQPIPPYLFAFAVGEIGFREVGPRTRAYAESAPAVLDAAAREFAGTEDMIRQGERLFGPYEWERFDLLVLPPSFPYGGMENPRMVFLTPTVIKGDSSGAQVVAHELAHSWTGNLITNTTNEHFWLNEGFTTYAEMRIVEAVQGEERAVLNIGIGWRGLNEEMERFKDNMEFTKLKTKQEGVDPDDVYSKVPYEKGFQFLWRIERQVGRPAFDEFLKKYIATFKFQSIDTDTFLDFLKANIPGIEKEIDLELWTEGTGVPPDACEPVSNIYTKIVSLANEFKVGRMPREDEVADWQGQEWELYLENLPKAVEASQILALDARYRLAEFKDYEVKVAFLQLAISSRCRDYYSEVEKTLKEVGRMKYLRPLYTGLVQGTGREEEKIFAKRVFAEARDGYHPIAQGVVESILSKHL, encoded by the exons ATGGCACCTCTAGATCCCCACTCCTTTACCGACTCCTCCCATCCCCTCGCCAcccacgtctctctctctctctacttcgaTTTCCCTTCCTCCACCATTCACGCCTCCGCCCTCCTCTCTCTACCCCGCCCTCATTCCGGCCCTCTCTTCCTCGACGCCCGCTCCCTCTCCATCTCCGCCGTCGTCGACCCCCAATCTCATACTCCCATCCCATATTCTCTCTCCTCATCACCACACCCAATCAAAGGCCACCAACTCACCGTTTCTCTCTCCAACCACTCCTCTCTCCTCCTCGTCTTCACCACTACCCCCTCTTCCTCGGCCCTCCAATGGCTCTCGCCGCCCCAAACCTTCAACAAAACGCACCCCTTTGTGTACACCCAGTGCCAGCCTATTCACGCGCGCTCTATCTTCCCCTGCCAGGACACGCCGGCGGCACGTATATGCTACGCGGCGAAGCTCAACGTCCCCCACCAGCTGTCCGCCGTGATGTCCGCCCGCCGCGTCGAGCGGCGGCCGCCGGCGCCGGGAGACGCCAACATGGCATGCGACGACTCGGTGTGGTGCGCCGAGGGAAGGGCGGTGGAGGAGTTCGTGATGGAGCAGCCGATCCCACCGTACTTGTTCGCGTTCGCAGTCGGGGAGATAGGGTTTAGGGAGGTGGGGCCGAGGACAAGGGCATATGCGGAATCGGCGCCGGCGGTGTTGGACGCAGCGGCGAGGGAGTTCGCGGGGACGGAGGATATGATCAGGCAAGGGGAGAGGCTGTTTGGGCCGTACGAGTGGGAGAGGTTTGATTTGCTTGTGCTACCGCCAAGCTTTCCTTACGGCGGGATGGAGAATCCGAGGATGGTGTTCTTGACGCCGACGGTGATAAAAGGCGATTCTAGTGGTGCTCAGGTTGTGGCTCATGAGCTTGCTCATAGCTGGACTGGGAATTTGATTACGAACACGACAAACGAACATTTTTGGTTGAATGAg GGTTTCACTACGTATGCAGAAATGAGAATTGTGGAGGCTGTGCAAGGGGAGGAAAGAGCTGTACTGAATATTGGAATTGGTTGGAGGGGTTTGAATGAGGAAATGGAAAGATTTAAGGACAACATGGAGTTCACGAAGCTCAAAACCAAGCAGGAAGGAGTGGACCCTGACGATGTATATTCCAAAGTTCCATATGAGAAAGGTTTTCAGTTCCTTTGGCGCATTGAACGTCAG GTTGGAAGGCCTGCATTTGATGAATTCCTCAAGAAATATATTGCCACCTTCAAGTTTCAGTCCATTGATACCGACACATTTCTCGATTTCCTGAAAGCCAATATTCCTGGCATTGAGAAAGAGATTGATTTAGAGTTATGGACTGAGGGTACTGGGGTACCTCCAGATGCATGTGAACCAGTTTCAAACATCTATACTAAGATTGTGTCACTGGCAAATGAGTTCAAGGTAGGGAGGATGCCACGGGAGGATGAAGTTGCTGATTGGCAAGGACAGGAATGGGAGCTCTACTTGGAGAACCTGCCGAAAGCTGTTGAAGCCTCGCAG ATACTAGCATTGGACGCTCGCTACAGGCTTGCAGAATTTAAGGATTATGAGGTTAAGGTGGCATTTCTCCAACTGGCCATTTCATCTAGGTGCAGGGATTACTACAGCGAGGTGGAGAAAACTTTAAAGGAAGTTGGGAGGATGAAGTACCTTCGTCCGCTCTATACTGGACTCGTACAAGGCACTGGGAGGGAAGAAGAGAAGATATTTGCCAAAAGGGTGTTTGCAGAGGCTCGAGACGGGTATCATCCAATAGCTCAAGGTGTTGTGGAGTCCATCCTCTCAAAGCACCTGTAG